One Rubripirellula reticaptiva genomic region harbors:
- the glmM gene encoding phosphoglucosamine mutase, which yields MSELIISVSGLRGIVGETLTPEVAMRFVAAFASKLPDGPIIVGRDGRNTGPMLSRAIIAALSACGRDCIDVDVAATPTIGVLVRQRGAAGAVQISASHNPPPYNGIKLFGSTGRVLDAVTGAAIRDAYFAGEADYKPFNQIGRISEESDPHEPHLCAVLETVDTLAIRAAGHRVLIDSNHGAGSLLGVRLLKALGCQIVAVGDTPDGKFSHEPEPTAANLTAIAKRVRDEKCVVGFCQDPDADRLALVDADGRYVGEEYTLALCVLRAMSDEATRGPIVINGATSGMSERIARDAGVESYRSSVGEANVADMMIDKKAAYGGEGNGGPIDPRVGYVRDSFVGMAQILDLMTATGKSVATLADGLPKLHIHKDKATVSADRLPDLFKKLTDQYPDAKVQTGDGLRLAWDDKWLLVRGSNTEPIVRFIAEAESQAEAEGMCAAAKLLA from the coding sequence ATGAGCGAATTGATCATCAGCGTTAGCGGTCTGCGTGGAATCGTTGGCGAAACCTTGACTCCCGAAGTCGCGATGCGGTTCGTCGCCGCTTTCGCCAGCAAATTGCCTGACGGCCCGATCATCGTCGGCCGCGACGGGCGTAATACCGGGCCGATGCTTAGCCGCGCGATCATCGCGGCACTTTCGGCGTGTGGGCGCGACTGTATTGATGTCGACGTTGCGGCGACGCCAACGATCGGAGTTTTGGTGCGACAACGGGGGGCCGCCGGTGCCGTACAGATCTCGGCCAGCCACAATCCACCGCCTTACAATGGGATCAAGTTGTTTGGTTCGACCGGACGAGTGCTCGATGCGGTCACCGGGGCGGCGATTCGTGATGCCTACTTTGCTGGCGAAGCAGATTACAAACCGTTCAACCAGATTGGCCGGATCTCAGAAGAATCCGATCCGCACGAACCTCATCTTTGCGCGGTTCTAGAGACCGTCGATACGCTGGCGATCCGAGCAGCCGGCCATCGAGTGCTGATCGACAGCAATCACGGTGCGGGCAGTCTGCTGGGCGTGCGGTTGTTGAAAGCACTCGGTTGCCAAATCGTCGCAGTCGGTGACACGCCCGATGGCAAGTTCTCGCACGAGCCCGAGCCGACGGCCGCCAATTTGACTGCGATTGCCAAGCGAGTGCGTGACGAGAAATGCGTCGTTGGGTTCTGCCAAGATCCGGATGCAGACCGATTGGCGCTGGTTGACGCGGACGGGCGGTACGTGGGCGAAGAGTACACGTTGGCGCTATGTGTGTTGCGAGCGATGTCGGACGAGGCGACTCGGGGGCCGATCGTGATCAATGGAGCCACCAGCGGGATGAGCGAACGGATCGCTCGCGACGCGGGTGTCGAATCCTATCGAAGTTCGGTTGGCGAAGCGAACGTCGCCGACATGATGATCGACAAGAAAGCAGCGTACGGCGGCGAGGGCAACGGCGGTCCGATTGACCCGCGAGTCGGTTATGTCCGCGACAGCTTTGTCGGGATGGCGCAAATCTTGGATTTGATGACCGCGACGGGCAAATCGGTCGCGACGCTTGCCGATGGACTGCCCAAGCTGCACATCCACAAAGACAAAGCGACGGTTTCGGCCGATCGACTGCCCGACTTGTTCAAGAAACTGACCGATCAATACCCGGACGCGAAAGTGCAAACCGGGGACGGGCTGCGGCTTGCTTGGGACGACAAGTGGTTATTGGTCCGCGGCAGCAATACCGAGCCGATCGTCCGGTTCATCGCCGAAGCGGAATCGCAGGCCGAGGCCGAGGGCATGTGTGCGGCGGCAAAGCTACTCGCCTAG
- a CDS encoding phospho-sugar mutase, with product MSIDATVPSSLSAVQQAVTDGKLTAAAAKNIEAWLTEDRYAEYRDEVIEHIVAGKWQKLDDVFWTIIPFGTGGRRGRMYSIGSNAINDRTIGESAQGLADYVVEFHKGKKDLSCAIAYDTRHKSRHFTELCAGIMAAAGIKVYLLDDYRATPQLSFAVRYKKCDCGIMVTASHNPPSDNAVKVYWSSGAQVLPPHDKAIIGKVMNCQQIRSMPFDEAVAKGMVEVVTEEVDKAYFDAASKCAFEGPRDVKLLYTPLHGVGAAAVVPLAKRDGFTDIEIYGPHAEKSGDFPNVPGHVSNPENAAIFDEPIKHAQAHGQNLILATDPDCDRIGVAAPKTMDTAGPWRTFNGNEIGAILAEYVLSKRKAAGTLSPQHYIVKTLVTTELTRRIAEEYGVRCVGDLLVGFKYIAEVIDREGPDQFVYGTEESHGYLVGQYCRDKDGAVAAMLMFELAAELKAQNISMHDYLCDLFRKHGYHRETLINLVMEGSEGMAAMQRLMKSFRTSPPESVAGIKIAKVRDYAAGTITDTATGKSEKLDGPTGDLIILDLAEEGNYVAVRPSGTEPKIKLYVFTRLEPAKSQDLDAADSVLGSRIQTLEKDVRAYAAKNA from the coding sequence ATGAGTATTGACGCAACCGTGCCCTCCTCTCTGTCCGCCGTCCAACAAGCCGTCACCGATGGCAAGCTGACTGCCGCCGCCGCCAAAAATATCGAAGCCTGGCTGACCGAAGACCGCTATGCCGAATATCGCGACGAAGTGATCGAGCACATTGTCGCCGGCAAATGGCAAAAACTGGACGACGTTTTCTGGACGATCATCCCGTTCGGGACCGGTGGTCGCCGAGGCCGGATGTATTCGATCGGGTCCAACGCGATCAACGATCGAACGATCGGGGAAAGTGCACAAGGATTGGCCGACTACGTGGTCGAATTCCACAAAGGCAAGAAAGACCTTTCCTGCGCGATCGCTTATGACACTCGGCACAAGTCACGTCACTTCACCGAATTGTGCGCCGGCATCATGGCCGCCGCTGGCATCAAGGTGTACTTGCTTGACGACTATCGCGCGACGCCGCAATTGTCGTTCGCTGTCCGTTATAAAAAATGCGACTGTGGCATCATGGTCACGGCCAGCCACAATCCGCCCAGCGACAATGCCGTCAAGGTTTACTGGTCCAGCGGTGCCCAAGTCTTGCCGCCGCACGACAAAGCCATCATCGGCAAAGTCATGAACTGTCAACAAATTCGGTCGATGCCGTTCGACGAAGCCGTTGCCAAGGGGATGGTCGAAGTCGTCACCGAAGAAGTCGACAAGGCGTACTTCGATGCCGCCAGCAAGTGTGCATTCGAAGGTCCTCGCGACGTCAAGTTGCTGTACACACCGCTGCACGGTGTCGGCGCCGCAGCCGTTGTTCCGCTAGCGAAACGCGATGGATTCACCGACATCGAAATCTATGGACCGCACGCCGAAAAGAGCGGTGACTTTCCGAACGTTCCTGGCCATGTCTCGAACCCCGAGAACGCTGCGATCTTTGACGAACCGATCAAGCACGCCCAAGCCCACGGCCAAAACTTGATTCTGGCAACCGACCCCGACTGTGACCGCATCGGTGTTGCCGCGCCCAAAACGATGGACACGGCGGGCCCGTGGCGAACATTTAACGGCAACGAAATCGGCGCAATTCTGGCCGAGTACGTGCTCAGCAAACGAAAGGCCGCCGGCACGCTGTCGCCACAGCACTACATCGTCAAGACGTTGGTAACAACCGAACTGACCCGCCGGATCGCCGAAGAGTACGGCGTTCGATGCGTCGGCGACCTGTTGGTCGGATTCAAGTACATCGCCGAAGTGATCGACCGCGAAGGTCCGGACCAGTTTGTCTACGGCACCGAAGAATCGCACGGATACTTGGTCGGCCAGTATTGCCGCGACAAGGACGGTGCGGTGGCGGCGATGTTGATGTTCGAATTGGCTGCCGAATTGAAGGCACAGAACATTTCGATGCACGACTACCTGTGCGATCTGTTTCGCAAGCATGGCTATCACCGCGAAACGCTGATCAACTTGGTGATGGAAGGCAGCGAAGGCATGGCCGCGATGCAGCGTCTGATGAAGTCGTTCCGAACCTCGCCGCCCGAATCGGTCGCCGGGATCAAGATCGCGAAAGTACGCGATTATGCAGCGGGAACGATCACAGACACGGCAACCGGCAAGTCCGAAAAACTGGATGGCCCGACCGGTGACCTGATCATTCTGGATCTGGCCGAAGAAGGAAATTACGTCGCCGTCCGGCCTAGCGGTACCGAACCGAAGATCAAACTTTACGTCTTCACGCGTTTGGAACCAGCCAAGTCGCAAGATTTAGACGCCGCCGATTCTGTCCTAGGATCCCGGATCCAAACGCTCGAAAAAGACGTCCGCGCATACGCGGCAAAGAACGCGTAG
- a CDS encoding PQQ-binding-like beta-propeller repeat protein: protein MKLFRFACAATAVAVAASFARAEDWHQYRGNQGDGKSTESIGDSLNVVWTVPAPLGFSSFAIADGRAFTVIGRDEKETLVAMDASNGKELWAVPMGSSAYEQGGGGAGTKDNRGGDGPRSTPLVDDGRVYVYDSYMLLQCFDAATGKLVWKRDVIKEYDGRNISWLNATSPVIAGDLVIVGGGGAGKSFLAFEKTTGKNVWESGDETITHATPTVAKGDGGDEVIFFAKSGLVSVDANSGKELWRAQFPFSTSTAASPVTDGDLVYCSAGYGVGAGVFKKNGTAIADEVWFKSNELMNHWSTPVVHDGHLYGLFEFKKYGTAPLQCVELATGEIKWAERGFGPGNCILAGDKLVVLSDAGEVAIVKADPSGYHELARKDVLTGKCWSMPAISDGKVFVRSTEQAACIAVD, encoded by the coding sequence ATGAAATTGTTCCGTTTTGCTTGTGCAGCTACCGCCGTTGCCGTGGCTGCGTCGTTCGCCAGAGCCGAAGATTGGCATCAGTATCGTGGTAACCAAGGCGATGGAAAATCAACAGAGTCGATCGGTGATTCGTTGAACGTCGTTTGGACCGTGCCGGCTCCGTTGGGGTTCAGTTCGTTTGCGATCGCTGACGGTCGTGCGTTCACGGTCATCGGACGCGACGAAAAAGAAACGCTGGTGGCGATGGACGCCAGCAACGGGAAAGAGTTGTGGGCTGTGCCGATGGGTAGCAGTGCTTACGAGCAGGGCGGCGGCGGTGCGGGCACGAAAGACAACCGTGGCGGCGACGGACCTCGCTCGACACCTTTGGTCGATGACGGCCGAGTCTATGTTTACGATTCGTACATGTTGTTGCAGTGTTTTGATGCCGCGACAGGCAAGCTCGTTTGGAAACGCGACGTCATCAAGGAATATGATGGCCGAAACATTTCGTGGTTGAACGCGACATCACCGGTGATCGCTGGCGACTTGGTGATTGTAGGCGGCGGCGGAGCGGGTAAGTCGTTTCTAGCGTTTGAAAAGACGACCGGAAAGAATGTCTGGGAATCGGGTGACGAAACGATCACGCACGCAACTCCCACGGTTGCTAAAGGTGATGGCGGTGATGAGGTGATCTTCTTTGCTAAATCGGGTTTGGTGTCGGTCGACGCCAATTCGGGCAAAGAACTGTGGCGGGCGCAGTTCCCGTTCAGTACATCGACAGCAGCTTCGCCGGTAACCGATGGTGATCTTGTCTACTGCTCAGCCGGTTACGGCGTCGGCGCAGGCGTTTTCAAGAAAAACGGCACCGCGATTGCGGACGAAGTCTGGTTCAAGTCAAACGAGTTGATGAATCACTGGAGCACGCCGGTCGTTCACGACGGTCACCTGTACGGTCTCTTTGAATTCAAGAAGTACGGGACCGCTCCGCTGCAATGTGTTGAATTGGCAACCGGCGAAATCAAGTGGGCCGAGCGTGGGTTTGGACCGGGCAACTGTATCCTGGCAGGCGACAAGTTGGTGGTGCTTTCAGACGCCGGCGAAGTCGCGATTGTCAAAGCAGATCCATCGGGATACCACGAACTCGCTCGCAAGGACGTTTTGACCGGCAAGTGCTGGTCGATGCCAGCGATCAGTGATGGAAAGGTGTTTGTGCGCAGCACCGAACAAGCCGCTTGCATCGCTGTCGACTGA
- a CDS encoding nucleoside deaminase: MDPFLEAAIDEARQGLSEEGIPIGSVLVIDGEIVARGHNRRIQKGSVILHAEMDCLEKAGRRTAADYSRSILYSTLSPCDMCSGAALLYKIPKIVVGENRTFQGPESYVRSRGVDLEILDDPDCIAMMQSFIAERPELWNEDIGLPN; the protein is encoded by the coding sequence ATGGATCCGTTTTTAGAAGCCGCCATCGACGAAGCCCGCCAAGGACTTAGCGAAGAAGGCATCCCTATCGGCTCGGTGCTCGTCATCGATGGCGAAATCGTCGCCCGCGGCCACAACCGACGCATCCAAAAAGGCAGCGTGATCTTGCACGCCGAAATGGACTGTCTGGAAAAAGCCGGTCGACGAACCGCTGCGGATTACTCGCGGTCCATCCTGTACTCGACGCTGTCGCCGTGCGACATGTGCAGCGGCGCCGCCCTGCTGTACAAGATCCCCAAAATCGTGGTCGGCGAAAACCGAACTTTCCAAGGCCCCGAATCCTACGTCCGCAGCCGAGGCGTGGACCTAGAGATCCTCGACGATCCTGACTGCATCGCCATGATGCAGTCTTTCATCGCCGAGCGACCGGAACTGTGGAACGAAGACATCGGGCTGCCGAACTAG